The Candidatus Planktophila sp. genome contains the following window.
GAGTGGAGCCAGTTAAACGTCGCCCACTCGAACTCAGGCTGCTTATCTACAAAAATTCGTCCCAAAGATTTGTTGCGAAAGACTTCATTTGCATCGCGGTGGCAAGCTGCTAAAAATATTCCCAAACCTTCATGCCACAAGGGCTTACCTACGTTTCGTAACTCCTTTAACCCAGCATATGGATTTGCAATAAATGCCGGATCATTAAAATCAACCATTACTCCGATGCTATTTTCTGATATCCAGGTTTAATGATTCCCTCAATAATCTTCAAGCGCTCTGGATACGGGATGAAAGCGCTCTTCATTGCATTAATAGTTACGCGCTGAAGTTCTGTGAAATCCCAACCAAAGGCATTAACTGCCTCACTCATCTCAAAGGACATTGAGGTTTGGCTCATTAAGCGATTATCGGTATTTAAAGTTACGCGAAAACGAAGCTTCGCTAAAGCTCCAATCGGGTGCTCGGCGTAGCTTTTAGCCGCCCCAGTTTGAAGATTTGATGTTGGGCAGAGTTCGAGCGGAATCCGCCGATCTCGAACGTAGGATGCAAGCTGACCCAAAATCGGTTCTGGCCCTGAGAAATCAATATCATCAATAATTCGTACGCCATGTCCTAAACGCTCAGCACCGCAGATCTGAATCGCCTCCCAAATAGAAGGCAGACCATAAGCCTCACCTGCGTGAATAGTAAAGTGCGCATCCTCTTTACGTAGATAATCAAAGGTTTCCTTCTGATCACTAGGTGGAAAACCATCTTCAGGACCGGCAATATCAAAACCGACGACACCTAGATGGCGATACTTAACAACTAACTCTGCAACCTCTTGTGAATGTTTATTCTGTCGCATCCCACACAGCAGTGAGTAGACGGCAATCTCATGACCTTCGGCCTTTGCCTCTGCCATTCCCTGCCTATATCCCTCAAGAGTTGCTTCAACTACTTCGGCCATTGTTAAGCCTTTTTCAGTAAATAACTCGGGTGCGCCACGTATTTCGGCATAGACAACGCCATCGCGTGCAAGATCGAGCGCGCACTCACGCGCAACACGGATAATATCTTCGCGGCGCTGCATAACGGCTATGGTGTGAGAAAAAGTTTCTAGATATCTAACGAGTGAACCTGAGTCACATGATTCGCGAAACCACGTAGCCAATTCCGCTGCATCCTGAGTGGGTAATAACGTGTATCCAATTTCGGCAGCAATATCAATAATTGTCTGTGGGCGTAGTCCACCATCTAAGTGATCGTGCAACATTACTTTA
Protein-coding sequences here:
- a CDS encoding adenosine deaminase → MAMNSTPSADQIKRIPKVMLHDHLDGGLRPQTIIDIAAEIGYTLLPTQDAAELATWFRESCDSGSLVRYLETFSHTIAVMQRREDIIRVARECALDLARDGVVYAEIRGAPELFTEKGLTMAEVVEATLEGYRQGMAEAKAEGHEIAVYSLLCGMRQNKHSQEVAELVVKYRHLGVVGFDIAGPEDGFPPSDQKETFDYLRKEDAHFTIHAGEAYGLPSIWEAIQICGAERLGHGVRIIDDIDFSGPEPILGQLASYVRDRRIPLELCPTSNLQTGAAKSYAEHPIGALAKLRFRVTLNTDNRLMSQTSMSFEMSEAVNAFGWDFTELQRVTINAMKSAFIPYPERLKIIEGIIKPGYQKIASE